A stretch of Arachis hypogaea cultivar Tifrunner chromosome 15, arahy.Tifrunner.gnm2.J5K5, whole genome shotgun sequence DNA encodes these proteins:
- the LOC112749711 gene encoding probable GABA transporter 2 isoform X1, whose translation MADPTVGEERRDHKDVDAGAAFVLQSKGEWWHAGFHLTTAIVGPTILTLPYAFRGLGWELGIFCLTTMGIVTFYSYLLMSKVLAHCENAGRRHIRFRELAADVLGSGWMFYFVVFIQTGINCGIGIGAILLAGQCLEILYSSISPHGSLKLHDFIAMVTVVMIVLSQLPTFHSLRYINLCSLFLSLGYTALMVGACIHAGMSANAPAKDYSLEPKKSSRAFSAFTSISIIASIFGNGILPEIQATLAPPASGKMLKGLCMCYGVIGLTFYSAAVSGYWAFGNKSSSNIFNSLLPDNGTSLAPTWVLAIAVIFVLLQLFAIGLVYSQVAYEIMEKKSGDVKQGMFSKRNLVPRIILRSIYTILCGFVAAMLPFFGDINGVVGAIGFIPLDFVLPMLLYNMTYKPPKSSFTYLVNTTIMVVFTGAGIMGAFSSIRKLVLDARQFKLFGNEVVD comes from the exons ATGGCAGACCCTACTGTAGGTGAGGAACGCCGTGACCACAAGGACGTGGACGCCGGAGCCGCTTTCGTCCTCCAATCAAAAG GGGAATGGTGGCACGCGGGTTTTCATCTAACGACGGCGATCGTTGGACCCACGATACTGACGCTGCCGTACGCGTTCAGAGGGTTGGGATGGGAGCTTGGTATCTTTTGCCTAACCACCATGGGAATCGTTACCTTCTACTCATACTTGCTCATGTCTAAAGTTCTTGCTCATTGCGAGAACGCTGGTCGCCGCCATATCCGCTTTCGAGAACTTGCCGCCGATGTTTTAG GATCGGGATGGATGTTCTATTTTGTGGTCTTTATACAAACAGGAATCAACTGTGGGATTGGCATAGGGGCAATCTTGCTTGCGGGCCAATGCCTTGAG ATCCTGTACTCAAGTATCTCACCGCATGGATCCCTGAAACTCCACGACTTTATAGCAATGGTGACAGTGGTTATGATAGTTCTATCTCAGCTTCCCACTTTCCATTCCCTCAGATACATCAACTTGTGTTCGCTCTTTCTCAGCCTCGGCTACACCGCTCTTATGGTGGGTGCCTGCATTCATGCAG GTATGTCAGCAAACGCCCCTGCAAAGGATTATTCCTTAGAACCTAAGAAATCTTCAAGAGCCTTTAGTGCCTTCACTTCCATCTCCATAATTGCATCAATATTTGGGAATGGCATATTACCCGAGATACAA GCAACACTAGCGCCTCCGGCTTCTGGAAAGATGTTGAAGGGTCTTTGCATGTGTTATGGTGTCATAGGGTTGACTTTCTACTCTGCTGCGGTTTCTGGATATTGGGCTTTCGGAAACAAGTCTAGTTCAAACATCTTTAACAGTCTGTTACCAGATAATGGAACTTCTTTGGCTCCAACTTGGGTCCTTGCCATTGCAGTCATCTTTGTGCTCCTTCAACTCTTTGCCATTGGCCTG GTTTACTCTCAAGTGGCTTATGAGATAATGGAGAAGAAATCAGGTGATGTGAAACAGGGGATGTTTTCCAAAAGGAATCTTGTTCCTAGGATAATTCTTCGATCAATTTACACAATATTATGTGGTTTTGTGGCAGCCATGCTTCCATTTTTTGGGGACATAAACGGTGTGGTGGGTGCTATTGGATTTATCCCTCTGGATTTCGTTCTGCCTATGCTTCTGTACAACATGACATACAAGCCTCCAAAGTCATcatttacttacttggttaacaCAACAATTATGGTGGTCTTCACTGGTGCTGGAATAATGGGTGCATTCTCTTCTATAAGGAAATTGGTTCTTGATGCCAGGCAATTTAAGCTTTTTGGCAATGAAGTTGTTGATTAG
- the LOC112749712 gene encoding uncharacterized protein produces MDTYANTTLWDCGSTLYDSFELKSFNLRLNSAIANSPRTLSMSCLPERRAPIIQPQPHASKKPFNISRSLHKLLRSVFKLNNNNNNKSTVSTSSMISSSFVQVPEKYSNDNKERFYVVYDKSGGPVLSTIPEVPEFEIAASAALSSSEEISSSFVSRSASERFAATTAIGISCP; encoded by the coding sequence ATGGACACTTATGCTAATACCACTCTCTGGGATTGTGGAAGTACACTCTATGACTCTTTCGAGCTCAAATCCTTTAATCTCCGACTCAACTCCGCCATAGCTAATTCCCCCAGAACCCTATCTATGTCTTGTTTACCGGAGCGTCGAGCTCCGATAATTCAGCCACAGCCACACGCCTCCAAGAAGCCATTCAATATCTCTCGTTCTTTACATAAACTGCTTCGCTCGGTTTTCAAgctcaacaacaataataacaataaatctaCGGTGTCTACTAGCTCAATGATCAGCAGCAGTTTCGTGCAGGTGCCGGAGAAATACTCGAATGATAATAAAGAGCGTTTCTACGTGGTTTACGATAAGTCTGGTGGACCTGTTCTTTCCACCATTCCCGAAGTTCCGGAGTTTGAGATCGCTGCTAGCGCTGCACTTTCATCATCGGAGGAGATCTCTTCTTCCTTCGTCTCACGGTCAGCTTCGGAGCGGTTCGCCGCCACCACCGCAATCGGTATTTCGTGCCCTTAG
- the LOC112749711 gene encoding probable GABA transporter 2 isoform X2: MADPTVGEERRDHKDVDAGAAFVLQSKGEWWHAGFHLTTAIVGPTILTLPYAFRGLGWELGIFCLTTMGIVTFYSYLLMSKVLAHCENAGRRHIRFRELAADVLGSGWMFYFVVFIQTGINCGIGIGAILLAGQCLEILYSSISPHGSLKLHDFIAMVTVVMIVLSQLPTFHSLRYINLCSLFLSLGYTALMVGACIHAGMSANAPAKDYSLEPKKSSRAFSAFTSISIIASIFGNGILPEIQATLAPPASGKMLKGLCMCYGVIGLTFYSAAVSGYWAFGNKSSSNIFNSLLPDNGTSLAPTWVLAIAVIFVLLQLFAIGLVYSQVAYEIMEKKSAMLPFFGDINGVVGAIGFIPLDFVLPMLLYNMTYKPPKSSFTYLVNTTIMVVFTGAGIMGAFSSIRKLVLDARQFKLFGNEVVD; the protein is encoded by the exons ATGGCAGACCCTACTGTAGGTGAGGAACGCCGTGACCACAAGGACGTGGACGCCGGAGCCGCTTTCGTCCTCCAATCAAAAG GGGAATGGTGGCACGCGGGTTTTCATCTAACGACGGCGATCGTTGGACCCACGATACTGACGCTGCCGTACGCGTTCAGAGGGTTGGGATGGGAGCTTGGTATCTTTTGCCTAACCACCATGGGAATCGTTACCTTCTACTCATACTTGCTCATGTCTAAAGTTCTTGCTCATTGCGAGAACGCTGGTCGCCGCCATATCCGCTTTCGAGAACTTGCCGCCGATGTTTTAG GATCGGGATGGATGTTCTATTTTGTGGTCTTTATACAAACAGGAATCAACTGTGGGATTGGCATAGGGGCAATCTTGCTTGCGGGCCAATGCCTTGAG ATCCTGTACTCAAGTATCTCACCGCATGGATCCCTGAAACTCCACGACTTTATAGCAATGGTGACAGTGGTTATGATAGTTCTATCTCAGCTTCCCACTTTCCATTCCCTCAGATACATCAACTTGTGTTCGCTCTTTCTCAGCCTCGGCTACACCGCTCTTATGGTGGGTGCCTGCATTCATGCAG GTATGTCAGCAAACGCCCCTGCAAAGGATTATTCCTTAGAACCTAAGAAATCTTCAAGAGCCTTTAGTGCCTTCACTTCCATCTCCATAATTGCATCAATATTTGGGAATGGCATATTACCCGAGATACAA GCAACACTAGCGCCTCCGGCTTCTGGAAAGATGTTGAAGGGTCTTTGCATGTGTTATGGTGTCATAGGGTTGACTTTCTACTCTGCTGCGGTTTCTGGATATTGGGCTTTCGGAAACAAGTCTAGTTCAAACATCTTTAACAGTCTGTTACCAGATAATGGAACTTCTTTGGCTCCAACTTGGGTCCTTGCCATTGCAGTCATCTTTGTGCTCCTTCAACTCTTTGCCATTGGCCTG GTTTACTCTCAAGTGGCTTATGAGATAATGGAGAAGAAATCAG CCATGCTTCCATTTTTTGGGGACATAAACGGTGTGGTGGGTGCTATTGGATTTATCCCTCTGGATTTCGTTCTGCCTATGCTTCTGTACAACATGACATACAAGCCTCCAAAGTCATcatttacttacttggttaacaCAACAATTATGGTGGTCTTCACTGGTGCTGGAATAATGGGTGCATTCTCTTCTATAAGGAAATTGGTTCTTGATGCCAGGCAATTTAAGCTTTTTGGCAATGAAGTTGTTGATTAG
- the LOC112749710 gene encoding mitochondrial adenine nucleotide transporter ADNT1 — translation MASQDSLPKTADSAKLADARGIEPPPHHTLLSICKSLAAGGIAGGVSRTAVAPLERLKILLQVQNRDNIKYNGTIQGLKYIWRTEGFKGMFKGNGTNCARIVPNSAVKFLSYEEASRGILWLYRQQTGNEATQLNPLMRLGAGACAGIIAMSATYPMDMVRGRLTVQTEASPHQYRGIFHALSTVFREEGPRALYKGWLPSVIGVIPYVGLNFSVYESLKDWLIRSNPLGIAKDSELSVITRLACGAAAGTVGQTVAYPLDVIRRRMQMVGWKDAASVVAGDGKSKAEYAGMVDAFRKTVQHEGFGALYKGLVPNSVKVVPSIAIAFVSYEMAKDMLGVEFRISD, via the exons ATGGCGTCGCAAGATTCGCTTCCGAAGACCGCCGACTCTGCGAAGCTTGCCGATGCCAGAGGAATCGAGCCTCCGCCTCATCATACTCTTCTCAGCATCTGCAAGTCTCTTGCCGCTGGTGGAATCGCAGGTGGAGT GTCGCGAACAGCTGTGGCTCCTTTGGAGAGATTAAAGATTCTGCTGCAG GTCCAAAATCGTGACAATATAAAATACAATGGAACTATTCAAGGCTTAAAATATATATGGAGAACTGAGGGTTTTAAAGGGATGTTTAAAGGAAATGGAACTAACTGTGCCCGTATTGTCCCAAATTCGGCAGTGAAGTTCTTAAGCTACGAGGAAGCATCTAG GGGTATTTTGTGGCTCTACCGGCAACAAACTGGAAACG aagcaACTCAGCTCAATCCTCTTATGCGTCTTGGAGCCGGCGCATGTGCTGGAATCATTGCCATGTCTGCAACTTACCCTATGGACATGGTGCGAGGTCGGCTAACTGTCCAG ACAGAGGCATCCCCACACCAATACAGAGGAATTTTTCATGCTCTGTCAACAGTTTTCCGGGAAGAAGGCCCTCGAGCCTTGTATAAAGGATGGTTACCATCAGTCATAGGAGTT ATACCATATGTAGGTCTCAATTTTTCAGTGTATGAATCTTTGAAGGACTGGTTGATTCGATCCAATCCACTTGGAATAGCTAAAGACTCTGAGCTAAGTGTTATCACAAGGCTTGCATGTGGGGCAGCCGCTGGCACTGTTGGTCAGACAGTGGCTTACCCCCTTGATGTCATTCGCCGGAGAATGCAGATGGTAGGCTGGAAAGATGCTGCTTCAGTTGTTGCTGGTGATGGAAAGAGCAAAGCTGAGTACGCTGGCATGGTTGATGCATTCAGGAAAACTGTGCAGCATGAAGGATTTGGAGCATTATACAAGGGCTTAGTACCCAATTCAGTGAAG GTGGTCCCGTCTATAGCTATTGCTTTCGTGTCATATGAGATGGCGAAGGACATGCTCGGAGTTGAATTTCGGATATCTGACTGA